TACTTATGTTGCCACCTATAATAACAGTAATCGGCAAAAAGAAATTACCAACCACTCACTCATGTTTTCTGGAAATGTTCAACTTTCTCCAAAATGGGAGGTCGGTTTCAACTCTGGTTATGATATAAAAAACAAGGGTTTTACCGATACAAGATTTACTTTTAACAGGGACTTGGATAGTTTTAGGCTTAGTTTTGACTGGACTCCTTTTGGACAGTTCGAACGATGGTATTTCTTTATTGGGATAAAAAGTTCTATACTCAGCGATCTTAAATGGGAAAATAGAAGCCAGCCTTTTACCAGCAGAAGGTAATTTTCAATATCTTGAAGCTTTAAATATAACTTTACTATTTTGATGAAAAAAATAATAAATACCCCAAATGCCCCTGCGCCCATTGGTCCATACAATCAAGCTGTTATTATAAAAGATACCCTTTACATTTCTGGGCAAATTCCGATAGACCCTTCCACCGGGTCATTGGTTGAAGGTGATATTAAAAAAGAGACCAAACAGTCCATGGAAAACCTGAAAGCAATCCTTTCTGAGGCCGATATGACTTTTGAAAATGTCATAAAGACTTCAATTTTTATAAAGGACATGCACCAGTTTTCAGAAATTAATGAAGTGTATGGTTCCTATTTTGATGCTGAAACTGCACCAGCTAGAGAAACCGTAGAAGTTGCAAATCTCCCTGCGTTTGTGAATGTCGAGATTTCGATGATCGCTGTTAAATAGTTTCTTTGTGAAACTCGACAAGTCCTTCAATCGGTCTTTGGCGTATTACACCTAGGATTAAATCATTTCTTTCCAATACGGTTGTTAACTCATCCTTTAAGAAGTGAGCAATACTGCCCACAAAATTTATGGGCACTTTGGTCGCAAGCTCAAATTGCATGATATAGTTATTTACAAATTGCTGTAAAGCTTTGTCAATTACACCACGACAATATGCATGTTCTTTATTTTCTATGATAAAACGTGCAAAAGTTGCCAAGTACGTATTCGGATTGGGTTGCTTATACAAGTTCTCCTTTATGACATCTGCATCAAGATTATATTGTTTGGCAAAACGAATTCCCAAATCTTGTGGCATTTTATGGAAGTAATAGTCCCGTAACAATTTTCTTCCGAAGAAATTTCCGCTGCCATCATCCATCAAAATATATCCTAAAGAAGTAACCTTTTGGAACAGTTGATGTCCATCGTAATAGCTGCAATTGGAGCCTGTACCCAAAATACATACAATACCTTGGTCCCCTATTTTTGTGGTCGAATAGATAGCTGCATAGGTATCCTCCCTAACTTCCGCTTTGGCGTTTGGAAAGAAGTCCTTGAAAATTTCTTTTAAAAAATTCTTCATCCTATCTGTACCGCATCCAGCTCCATAGAAGTACAATTGGCTAACAATGTCTTTATTTTTGGAAATGTCAAAATTGTTCGCTAAACGATCTTCAATCACTTCCCGTGTCAATACTTCTGGGCTAAGACCCAAGGTTTGGGTAAGAAACAGTTGCTCCCCTTTTTCGTTTAAGGCAATCCAATCAGATTTGGTCGCCCCACTATCCACAATCAATATCATAGGTTGGTATTTATATTGAATCCTGAAAAAGGAAAAACCTCTTTCAGGATTCGTATGCAAAAAAGATAAATTAAAGGTTTGCTACGTGCACTGCCAAGTCAATCAACTTGTTGGAGTAGCCGGCTTCATTATCGTACCATGAAACCACTTTAAAAAACCTTGAGTTCAGTTCCATACCAGCTCCAGCATCAAAGATACTGGTTCTGGCATCTCCTATAAAATCTTGTGATACTACAGGTTCGTCAGTATATCCAAGAATACCTTTCATAGCTCCTTCAGAAGCATCTTTAAATGCTTTTTTGATTTCTTCGTACGAAGTTTCTTTTTCTAGTCGCACTGTTAAATCCACAACAGAAACATCCGCTGTTGGTACACGGAAGGCCATCCCGGTAAGCTTGCCCAAAAGCTCTGGAATTACCTTTGTCACCGCTTTTGCAGCTCCTGTAGATGCTGGAATGATATTCAATAAGGCACTTCTTCCGCCTCTGTAATCTTTTCTGGAAGGTCCATCAACTGTCATTTGCGTTGCTGTAGTAGCATGAACTGTTGTCATTAATCCTTCTTCAATGCCAAACTTGTCGTTCAATACTTTAGCAATTGGTGCAAGACAGTTTGTAGTACAAGATGCATTGGATACGATTGTATCCGAAGCTTTTACATCATCATGGTTAACCCCCATCACAAACATTGGAGCATCTTTGGATGGTGCAGAAATCACAACTTTTTTTGCTCCTCCGTCAATGTGGTACTGCGCTGTTTCCAAGGTGGTGAAGATTCCTGTACATTCCGCTACGATATCAGCTCCTACTTCATCCCATTTTAGACTTTTTGGATCGCGCTCTGCGGTAATTCTTACAGTTTTTCCATTCACTACCAAGTGTCCGTCCTTTATCTCAACTGTTCCATCAAATCTTCCGTGAACCGAATCGTATTCCAATAAGTACGCGAGGTGTTCAACATCCAACAAATCGTTTATTGCTACGACATCTACATTATCTCTTTTTACGGTTTCCCTAAAGACCAATCTTCCAATTCTACCGAATCCGTTAATTCCTATTTTTAAATTTGACATTTTTATGTATTTAATTATGATTATGTTGTCATTATATCTGAAACCCTCACGAGTTCTGCATCAATTTCTGTATGTGCCTTAATAGCTTCGCTTATGGGAGTAAGAATAAGTTTGTTATCGCGAATACCAACCATATAATTTGACTTGCCTTCCAATAGACTTTCTACAGCCTTTACGCCCATTCTACTGGCAAGCACCCTATCAAAACAAGTTGGATTACCTCCACGCTGCATATGCCCCAAAACGGAAACCCGAACATCGTAAATAGGTAAATGCTCCTCTACATATTCTTTTAGTTCAAAAACATTCTTACCGATTTTGTCTCCTTCGGCAACAATAACAATACTGGAGGATTTCCCTGATTTTTTACTGCGCTTAAGGGAGTCCAACAAACGTTCCAGACCAAGATTCTGTTCTGGGATAAGTATTTCCTCTGCTCCCGCTCCAACGCCTGAGTTCAAGGCTATATGGCCTACATCTCTTCCCATTACCTCAACAAAGAACAATCTATTATGGGAACTTGCCGTATCCCTTATCTTATCTATAGCCTCCACCACGGTATTTATTGCGGTATCAAAGCCTATGGTATATGTAGAGCCCAATATATCGTTGTCTATGGTACCCGGCATTCCCATTACAGGAAAATCATACTCTTCGTTAAATGCCAATGCACCAGCAAAACTTCCATTTCCACCAATAACTACAAAAGCATCTATGCCTTCTTTTTTCAATTGGTCGTATGCCTTTTTTCTACCCTCTTTGGTTCTAAACTCGTGACATCTTGCGGATTTTAGGATAGTTCCCCCTTATTGATAATGTTATTGACACTACGGGCATCCAAGATTTTAAAATCCCCTTCTATCATCCCTTCATATCCTCGGTAAATTCCAACACATTCTATGTCCAAATAAGCACATGTCCTAACTACGGAGCGAATTCCCGCATTCATTCCAGGGGAATCTCCACCTGATGTAAAAACTGCAATTTTCTTGATTTCTGAAGCCATTCAAAATTTTAAAAAATCAAAGCTAGGAAACTTTATTTAATAAAAGTATGACATATTAACTAATTTGTTTTCAGTGAATTTCTCAAACGTTTTCGTTGGATTTTTGTTGAAAAAAATCAAGAAAAATAGTCTTAATCAGGTATTTTTTTTGAAGTGTTGACCTTGGAGCTAAAACGAATCAGGCTATCTTTTCCCATAATTTCCCTAGACCGTATCGGTTCCTGTGGCCTGATGTTGTTT
The nucleotide sequence above comes from Flagellimonas sp. HMM57. Encoded proteins:
- a CDS encoding RidA family protein: MKKIINTPNAPAPIGPYNQAVIIKDTLYISGQIPIDPSTGSLVEGDIKKETKQSMENLKAILSEADMTFENVIKTSIFIKDMHQFSEINEVYGSYFDAETAPARETVEVANLPAFVNVEISMIAVK
- a CDS encoding N-acetylglucosamine kinase codes for the protein MILIVDSGATKSDWIALNEKGEQLFLTQTLGLSPEVLTREVIEDRLANNFDISKNKDIVSQLYFYGAGCGTDRMKNFLKEIFKDFFPNAKAEVREDTYAAIYSTTKIGDQGIVCILGTGSNCSYYDGHQLFQKVTSLGYILMDDGSGNFFGRKLLRDYYFHKMPQDLGIRFAKQYNLDADVIKENLYKQPNPNTYLATFARFIIENKEHAYCRGVIDKALQQFVNNYIMQFELATKVPINFVGSIAHFLKDELTTVLERNDLILGVIRQRPIEGLVEFHKETI
- the gap gene encoding type I glyceraldehyde-3-phosphate dehydrogenase, yielding MSNLKIGINGFGRIGRLVFRETVKRDNVDVVAINDLLDVEHLAYLLEYDSVHGRFDGTVEIKDGHLVVNGKTVRITAERDPKSLKWDEVGADIVAECTGIFTTLETAQYHIDGGAKKVVISAPSKDAPMFVMGVNHDDVKASDTIVSNASCTTNCLAPIAKVLNDKFGIEEGLMTTVHATTATQMTVDGPSRKDYRGGRSALLNIIPASTGAAKAVTKVIPELLGKLTGMAFRVPTADVSVVDLTVRLEKETSYEEIKKAFKDASEGAMKGILGYTDEPVVSQDFIGDARTSIFDAGAGMELNSRFFKVVSWYDNEAGYSNKLIDLAVHVANL